GAAATTAAAAGAACTCTGCCACAGAGCGGGAAAACGGATCATTGGTGTAGAACCGATGCCATACAGCGGCATTCCGGATCTGAAAAAAGGCTGGGAAGTAGTCAAGGCGAGCGGATGTGACAACGCCATGCTTATTCTTGACACATGGCACTGGGTGCGCGCAGATCAGCCGTATGACATTCTCACAGAAGAGATCGCAAAGAAGGTTGTATCTATCCAGATCAATGATGCGTACGACAGACCATATGCAAAGACGATCTTGAGAGACGAGTCCATGCACGACAGGCTTGCACCGGGAACAGGAGCAAAAGACACGGCAGGATTTGTGAAAATGATCAAAGATGCGAAAATCGAACCGGCAGTAGTAGGCGTGGAAGTGATCTCAGACGAAATCCTCGCAAGGGGCATTAAAGAGGCAGCGGCACATACATACGACAACACGGTGAAAGTGCTGAGAGAGACATGGCCGGAAGTGGTTGAAGATTGATTGTTTAAGAGAAAGTTAAAGAGAGAGGGAAAAATATGAAATTTGACAATATGTTTTCACCAATACAGATTGGTCCTATGACTGTAAAGAACCGTTTTGTAGTCCCGCCGATGGGAAATAATTTCGCCAACACAGACGGCACGTGGAGTGAACAGTCCGCCGCCTATTACGCAGAGCGGGCAAAAGGGCAGTTCGGCCTCATCACGATAGAAGCTACGGTCGTCCACGAGGGAGCCAAAGGCGGACCGAGAAAGCCTTGTCTTTACAATGACAACAGTATTGAGAGTCTGAAGAAGATCGTGGATGCCTGTCACGCAGAAGGAGCAAAAGTGTCTGTACAGCTCCAGAACGCGGGGCCGGAAGGAAACGCAAAGAATGCGGGCGCACCGATCCAGGCGGCAACGGCGATCCCGTCGACATTCGGGCGGGACACACCGGAGGAAGTGCCGGCTGCTCAGGTATATGAACTCGTAAAAGGATACGGGGAAGCTGCGAGACGCGCGATGCAGGCAGGGGCCGACGCAGTGGAGATCCATATGGCGCATGGATATCTTGTGAATTCCTTTATCTCCCAGAGGACAAATAAACGGGTAGATGAGTTTGGCGGAAGCTTTGAGAACAGGATGCGGTTCCCGCGCCTTATCATTGAAGAAGTGAAGAAAAATGTAGGGGATAAAGTGGCCATACTTGCCCGCATCAACAGCGCGGACGAGGTGCCCGGCGGTGTGGATGTACACGACAGCGCGGCGATAGCGGCCTATCTGGAGGAATGCGGCGTACAGTGTCTTCATGTTTCCCGCGCGGTACATATCAAAGATGAGTACATGTGGGCGCCCACCACGATACACGCCGGTTTTTCGGCAGAGCTGGTGACAGAGATAAAAAAAGCGGTCTCCATACCGGTCATTACGGTAGGACGCTATACAGAGCCCCAGTTTGCAGAACTGCTCGTGAAGGAAGGACGCACCGATCTGGTTGCCTTTGGCCGTCAGTCACTGGCAGACCCGCATATGCCGGAGAAGGCAATGCAGGAGCGTCTGGAAGACATGATCCCTTGTATCGCCTGTCTTCAGGGCTGCGTTGCAAATATGTACAAAGGGGAGCCTATCTGCTGTCTGACAAATCCGTTCCTCGGACATGAGGCGGAAGGTTATCCGAAGGCAGAACAGGCTAAGAAGGTCATGGTGATCGGCGGCGGTGTTGCAGGCTTATGCGCGGCATTTATCTGTGCGGAGAGAGGCCATGAAGTTACCTTGTACGAAAGCACGGGCAAGCTGGGCGGCAATATGAGACTTGCTGCTTATCCGCCGGGAAAAGGCGATATCACAGGCATGATCAGAAGCTATATCGTAAGATGTGAAAAGGCCGGCGTAAAAGTGAAAATGAATACGGCTGCCGACATGGACACAGTGAAGGAAGAAAAGCCGGACGCAGTCATTGTGGCGACCGGATCCAAAACATTGATCCTTCCGATAGAAGGTATTGATGATCCTGCCATCATCCATGGTTCCGATCTGTTGGAAGGCAGACGTCAGGCGGGAGAAAAGGTACTCGTTGTGGGCGGCGGAATGGTCGGCTGTGAGATCGCGGCATTTCTCGGTGAACAGCAGCACAAGGTGAGCATTATCGAGTTCCGGGATTCCATGGGCGCGGATATGATCACAGAACACAGAAAGTATGTGATGAAAGACTTTGAGGAATACAAGATAGAGCAGATCGTCAACGCAAAAGTGTGCAAGTTCTATGAAGACGGCGTGGAATACGAATCACCGGACGGAGTAAGACATGAAGTGAGAGGATTTGATTCGGTCATCCTTTCCATGGGATTCAGAAATTACAATCCGTTTGCGGAGCAGCTTGAGGAGCTCGGACAGGAAGTATACGTAGTCGGTGACGCCACAAGGGCGCGCAGGGCGCTGGATGCGACTAAAGAAGCATATGCGGCGGCAATGCAGATCTAAGCAGAATACTGGAGGGAATGAAAATGGAAAAGAGAATATCAGGACATACAGGTTTAATGGCGCTGTTTGGGACACCGGTGGGGCACTCAGGCTCCCCGGCCATGTATAACTTCAGCTTTCAGCATGACGGCCTGGATTATGCTTATATGGCATTTGACGTAAATGTGGAGCAGATGCCGAAAGTATTCGAGGCGATACGCCTTTTGAATATGCGGGGCGGAAACTTTACGATGCCCTGTAAGAATGTGGCGGCCAAGCTCGTAGATAAGCTGTCCCCGGCGGCAGAGATCATCGGCGCGTGCAACGTGTTCGTCAACGATGACGGCGTGATCACAGGACATGTCACAGACGGCGTCGGGTTTGTGAAAAATCTGGAGCTCAACGGAGTCGATGTGAAGGGTAAGAAAACAGTCATACTCGGAGCCGGCGGAGCAGCCACCGCCATTCAGGTCCAGCTGGCCCTCGACGGCGCAAAGGAAGTGAAGATATTCAATCCTAAAGATGATTTCTTCGCGAGAGCAGAAGGGACAAAGGCAAAGCTGGCTGACAGATGCCCACAGTGTGTTGTGACGGTAGAAGACCTGGATGACAAAGAGAAGCTGGCAGAGGCAGTGAATAACTGTGATATCGTGATCAATGCGACGATCATGGGGATGAAACCGTATGATGATGTGTCGCTTATCGACAAGTCTTTGTACCGCAAAGACCTGATCGTGGCGGATACCGTGTACAGCCCGGAAAAGACAAAGATGATTCTTGAGGCGGAAGAGGCCGGCTGCAAAGCGGTCGGCGGAAAAGGAATGCTTGAACAGCAGGGAGCCGTGAACTATGAATTATTTGTGGGCAGGAAAATGCCTCTTGAGGAGTATCAGAAGTTCCAGAAAGAAAATAAATAATCGTTTGTTTTTATAGAAGAAAGAATAGGAGAATGAGGATGAAAGCAAAGAAGTATATTCTATCATTGGTGACAGTCTACATGTGTTATTTTACACATGGGATTCAGGCCATTATCCTGTCACAGAACAAAGTAAACTTCTTCACGCAATGGGGATACACAGATGAAGTGGCAGGGGCAGCGGCCGTATCGCTTGCTATAACCGCAACCGGTTTTGGTAAATTTCTGACCGTATGGCTCGGCGGGGAAGTGTCGGATAAGATCGGCCGGAAGAAAATGGCTGTGGCCGGAGGCATACTGTATATCATCTGTTTTGCAGGCCTGCTGTTTTCCACCAATTTTACAGTGGCATGTGTATGTGCGTTCCTCGCAGGCGTGGCGACATCCGGATTCTGGGACGCATCCCTGTATCCGGCGGTTCAGGAGGCAGCTCCAAAGTATGCAGGTTCGGCGCTCATCGGTATCAAGGCGTTTGTATCTGTGTCCGGTATTATCTATCCGTTAATGGCTGTACATTTTTCCGCGGCCGGCAACTGGAAGATAAATGTCTGGATTCCGTTGATTCTGTCTGTCGTTTGTGTTATCCTTGCGGTGATCGCTCCGTTTGTGTATGACGACCAGATGAAAGAGACCGTGAAAACGGCCGACGGCAAGA
This is a stretch of genomic DNA from [Clostridium] hylemonae DSM 15053. It encodes these proteins:
- a CDS encoding sugar phosphate isomerase/epimerase family protein, coding for MSKKYPITISSWTLGDQCKFEDRVIAAKEAGYEGIGLRAETYVDALNEGLYDEDIMAVLEKHGMKVTEVEYIVQWAEDNRSYEQKYKEQMCFHMCDLFGVNHINCGLMENYSVEHTAQKLKELCHRAGKRIIGVEPMPYSGIPDLKKGWEVVKASGCDNAMLILDTWHWVRADQPYDILTEEIAKKVVSIQINDAYDRPYAKTILRDESMHDRLAPGTGAKDTAGFVKMIKDAKIEPAVVGVEVISDEILARGIKEAAAHTYDNTVKVLRETWPEVVED
- a CDS encoding shikimate dehydrogenase codes for the protein MEKRISGHTGLMALFGTPVGHSGSPAMYNFSFQHDGLDYAYMAFDVNVEQMPKVFEAIRLLNMRGGNFTMPCKNVAAKLVDKLSPAAEIIGACNVFVNDDGVITGHVTDGVGFVKNLELNGVDVKGKKTVILGAGGAATAIQVQLALDGAKEVKIFNPKDDFFARAEGTKAKLADRCPQCVVTVEDLDDKEKLAEAVNNCDIVINATIMGMKPYDDVSLIDKSLYRKDLIVADTVYSPEKTKMILEAEEAGCKAVGGKGMLEQQGAVNYELFVGRKMPLEEYQKFQKENK
- a CDS encoding FAD-dependent oxidoreductase; translated protein: MKFDNMFSPIQIGPMTVKNRFVVPPMGNNFANTDGTWSEQSAAYYAERAKGQFGLITIEATVVHEGAKGGPRKPCLYNDNSIESLKKIVDACHAEGAKVSVQLQNAGPEGNAKNAGAPIQAATAIPSTFGRDTPEEVPAAQVYELVKGYGEAARRAMQAGADAVEIHMAHGYLVNSFISQRTNKRVDEFGGSFENRMRFPRLIIEEVKKNVGDKVAILARINSADEVPGGVDVHDSAAIAAYLEECGVQCLHVSRAVHIKDEYMWAPTTIHAGFSAELVTEIKKAVSIPVITVGRYTEPQFAELLVKEGRTDLVAFGRQSLADPHMPEKAMQERLEDMIPCIACLQGCVANMYKGEPICCLTNPFLGHEAEGYPKAEQAKKVMVIGGGVAGLCAAFICAERGHEVTLYESTGKLGGNMRLAAYPPGKGDITGMIRSYIVRCEKAGVKVKMNTAADMDTVKEEKPDAVIVATGSKTLILPIEGIDDPAIIHGSDLLEGRRQAGEKVLVVGGGMVGCEIAAFLGEQQHKVSIIEFRDSMGADMITEHRKYVMKDFEEYKIEQIVNAKVCKFYEDGVEYESPDGVRHEVRGFDSVILSMGFRNYNPFAEQLEELGQEVYVVGDATRARRALDATKEAYAAAMQI